In Clostridium sp. DL-VIII, the following proteins share a genomic window:
- a CDS encoding AraC family transcriptional regulator, producing the protein MNDDLLKFPDGTPFPISVVKRHYKKNEQLFEKHLHNNQLQFFYFKKGRAVIYCGRNHYSVTSEDVIFINNNENHDNERLSESVEFFIIKIDLNMLDLRTITDCNEKYILPIRQNMILFHNRIESKNIKETLRLIITKCEEKANGYELKLLSLLYLLISELFESEVARSLSKRNAEQLGKSRVGFQRVLEYIENNYESEIKLSYVAKLAEMSKGYFCTCFRQMTGKSFTDYVNLFRIEKAAMLLKQNKSSITDIALSVGFEDMSYFCRIFKKYMGQSPSSYRRFA; encoded by the coding sequence ATGAATGACGATTTGCTAAAATTCCCAGATGGTACCCCCTTCCCTATTTCTGTTGTCAAACGCCATTATAAAAAGAATGAACAGTTATTTGAGAAGCATCTGCACAATAATCAGCTTCAGTTTTTTTATTTTAAAAAAGGCCGAGCTGTAATCTACTGTGGGCGTAATCACTATTCTGTTACTTCTGAGGACGTTATTTTTATTAATAACAATGAAAATCATGATAACGAACGGTTGTCTGAATCAGTAGAATTTTTTATAATAAAAATCGATTTGAATATGTTAGATTTACGTACTATTACAGATTGCAACGAGAAATATATCTTGCCGATCAGGCAAAATATGATTTTATTTCATAACAGAATCGAAAGTAAAAATATTAAAGAGACATTAAGGCTTATAATTACCAAATGCGAAGAAAAAGCAAACGGTTATGAGCTTAAATTACTTTCCTTACTATACCTCCTTATTTCTGAATTGTTTGAAAGTGAGGTTGCAAGATCTCTTTCAAAAAGGAATGCAGAACAGCTAGGAAAATCTCGTGTTGGTTTTCAGCGCGTTTTGGAATATATTGAAAATAATTATGAAAGTGAAATCAAACTGTCATATGTGGCTAAACTTGCGGAAATGTCAAAAGGATATTTCTGTACCTGTTTTAGGCAAATGACCGGAAAAAGTTTTACTGACTATGTAAATCTATTTCGTATAGAAAAAGCGGCCATGCTGCTAAAACAAAATAAAAGCAGTATAACAGATATTGCATTGTCTGTTGGGTTTGAAGATATGAGCTATTTCTGCCGAATTTTCAAAAAATACATGGGGCAGTCTCCTTCATCCTATAGAAGATTTGCATAA